Proteins encoded in a region of the Zea mays cultivar B73 chromosome 4, Zm-B73-REFERENCE-NAM-5.0, whole genome shotgun sequence genome:
- the LOC103655129 gene encoding probable ubiquitin-conjugating enzyme E2 26, protein MLQVLVSIQGLVLNDRPYFNEPGYKNSAETTGGERCSLAYNQTAFVRSCKTMLYSLRKPPMHFETLVLWHFHEHERAILDACRAYMSGTVVGSSAGTGSNRRYVHDKCFAEFHKSLTLYTEHLRAEFAANRRRVIELETNRAVTLMVEQQNLAHNK, encoded by the exons ATGCTGCAGGTTCTGGTCTCCATCCAGGGCCTCGTGCTGAATGACAGGCCATACTTCAATGAGCCAGGATACAAGAACTCGGCTGAAACGACAGGTGGTGAGAGGTGTTCCTTGGCTTACAATCAGACGGCCTTCGTCAGATCATGCAAGACGATGCTGTATTCACTCCGGAAGCCTCCAATG CATTTTGAGACCCTTGTGTTGTGGCACTTCCACGAGCATGAGCGTGCCATCCTCGACGCTTGCAGGGCTTACATGTCTGGGACAGTCGTTGGGTCGTCTGCTGGGACTGGGAGCAACCGCAGATACGTCCATGACAAGTGCTTTGCAGAATTCCACAAGTCGTTGACGCTCTACACTGAACATCTCAGGGCTGAGTTTGCTGCAAACAGAAGACGAGTGATTGAGCTGGAAACAAATCGAGCGGTTACACTTATGGTGGAGCAGCAAAATCTGGCTCACAACAAATGA